In the genome of Hymenobacter taeanensis, one region contains:
- a CDS encoding DUF4834 family protein gives MATFLFTLLVVFFIARFVLPVVLRIVVGNFIKKQARRYGQAAGGSPFGSPFEPAQPRSNGNASTGEVHVDYVPPRQKPQPPKDFKGGDYVDFEEVK, from the coding sequence ATGGCTACATTCCTGTTCACCCTTCTCGTTGTATTTTTCATTGCCCGCTTCGTGTTGCCCGTGGTGTTGCGTATAGTAGTTGGCAACTTCATTAAGAAGCAGGCCCGCCGCTATGGGCAAGCAGCTGGAGGTAGCCCTTTTGGTTCTCCCTTCGAGCCAGCTCAGCCGCGCAGTAATGGCAATGCCTCAACGGGTGAAGTGCACGTTGATTATGTGCCGCCTCGCCAAAAGCCGCAGCCACCTAAAGACTTCAAGGGTGGCGACTACGTTGACTTTGAAGAAGTAAAGTAG
- a CDS encoding DUF5686 family protein, producing MRSVLLLICLLLSACLAQAGVVRGLVSDPKGQPLAFANVAVRGTTTSTATNEQGNYQLRLSAGTYELVFQYVGYKPQPATIRVAGADTATVLNITLVPESYQLREVVVRSTDKDPAYTIVQQAIQWRNYHQREVAAFKARTYIKTLARFTDVPGKIMGLVKVGPDFKPGIFYLSETVSEMSFRQPNVVQERMISSRVSGDTKGISFNRASAGRGLNFYQNVLKSGFSERGFVSPIAANAPLFYRYELEGSTQQGSLLIHKIKVTPRRRSDPVFSGHMYIVDGTWRLHSVSLNLTKDAQLDYVDNLHIEQLFAPAPGPSDVWVMQSQKVTVGFTALGFKGNGYITAILSNYKVIPTYPNRPAPTVAVPASPEPADAPVTRETVADVKKQKPKLQGLSAAVRRQAKQAARDTSGLGLGKLKRGEVMLVEKGVNERDTSYWATVRPIPLTAEEEKDYQVKDSTEVIRKSRPYQDSLDRKRNELEVGKLLLTGYVYNQTFYKRQWYIAPVFNILNYNTVEGLVINPQATFTQRTDDRRVWSVTPSVRYGVSNRLCSPSISASWQFDAVKLARVSVHAGRTIENFDPSSQLTPFINSYYTLLKNQNYAKLYRRDGLELGYQWELINGLTVQAAASYFDRRELYNTTSKLLVDKPEIGFTPNAPVNEERPTSFGRSQALTTELSASFRPGQRFITRPDGKFNLGSKYPTFQFRWRQGVGSVLGSDVHYTLLEAGLRHSVNLGLLGTSNYRVAAGFFPGSPRLDFMDFRHFSGNRTYLASDFSQFQLLDYYRFSTQDRFLEAHYNHHFNGFLLNKIPVLRRLKWQEVASLNYLTTPAANHYLELGVGVEHVFKIIRVDFYTGLQSGQRVGTGLRVGIGF from the coding sequence ATGCGTTCTGTTTTACTGCTGATTTGTTTGCTTTTGTCTGCTTGTTTGGCGCAAGCTGGTGTTGTGCGGGGGCTGGTTTCTGACCCCAAAGGGCAGCCGCTAGCTTTTGCCAATGTGGCCGTGCGGGGTACTACTACCAGCACGGCTACTAATGAGCAGGGCAACTACCAACTACGCCTGTCCGCGGGCACTTATGAGCTGGTATTTCAATACGTGGGCTACAAACCCCAGCCGGCCACTATTCGGGTAGCGGGCGCCGACACGGCTACGGTGCTCAACATTACGCTTGTGCCAGAAAGCTACCAGTTGCGGGAGGTGGTAGTGCGCTCCACCGATAAAGACCCGGCCTATACCATAGTGCAACAAGCTATTCAGTGGCGTAACTATCACCAGCGGGAGGTGGCAGCATTTAAAGCCCGCACCTACATCAAAACGCTAGCCCGCTTTACCGATGTCCCGGGCAAGATTATGGGCCTCGTGAAAGTGGGCCCTGACTTTAAGCCCGGCATATTTTATCTGTCCGAAACCGTGTCGGAGATGAGCTTCCGGCAGCCTAATGTGGTGCAGGAACGCATGATTTCCTCCCGCGTGAGCGGTGATACCAAGGGCATCAGTTTCAATCGGGCCAGCGCCGGCCGTGGGCTAAACTTTTACCAGAATGTACTAAAGAGCGGGTTTTCTGAGCGCGGGTTTGTATCGCCCATTGCCGCTAATGCACCACTCTTTTACCGCTATGAGCTGGAAGGTAGTACCCAGCAAGGCAGCTTGCTTATTCATAAGATTAAGGTCACTCCTCGTCGCCGCTCCGATCCGGTTTTCTCAGGTCACATGTACATTGTAGATGGCACCTGGCGCTTGCACTCAGTCTCTCTTAACCTGACCAAAGATGCGCAGCTTGATTATGTAGATAACCTGCACATTGAGCAGCTATTCGCACCCGCGCCCGGCCCCTCCGATGTGTGGGTGATGCAGTCGCAGAAGGTAACGGTGGGCTTTACAGCACTGGGTTTTAAGGGCAACGGCTATATCACGGCCATACTATCCAACTACAAGGTTATTCCTACCTACCCCAACCGCCCGGCCCCAACTGTAGCGGTGCCGGCCAGCCCAGAGCCCGCCGATGCTCCCGTAACCCGCGAAACCGTGGCCGACGTGAAAAAGCAGAAGCCCAAACTGCAAGGCCTGAGTGCGGCCGTACGCCGCCAGGCCAAGCAAGCAGCCCGCGACACTAGTGGCCTGGGCCTGGGTAAACTCAAGCGCGGAGAGGTAATGCTAGTAGAGAAAGGTGTGAATGAGCGCGATACTAGTTATTGGGCTACGGTTCGGCCTATTCCGCTTACGGCAGAGGAGGAAAAAGACTATCAGGTGAAGGATAGCACCGAAGTAATCCGGAAGTCGAGGCCCTACCAGGACTCACTGGACCGGAAGCGCAACGAACTGGAAGTAGGCAAGCTTTTGCTCACGGGCTACGTGTACAACCAAACGTTCTATAAGCGCCAATGGTACATTGCGCCGGTATTTAACATTCTGAATTATAATACTGTAGAGGGCTTAGTAATCAATCCGCAAGCTACATTCACCCAACGCACCGACGACCGGCGCGTGTGGTCCGTGACGCCTTCCGTGCGCTATGGAGTCAGCAACCGGCTGTGTAGTCCTAGCATATCCGCCTCCTGGCAATTTGATGCAGTGAAGCTGGCCCGCGTGAGCGTGCACGCCGGCCGTACCATCGAGAATTTCGACCCCAGTAGCCAGCTCACTCCCTTTATCAACTCTTACTATACTCTTCTTAAAAACCAGAACTACGCTAAGCTTTACCGCCGCGACGGCCTGGAGCTAGGCTACCAATGGGAATTGATAAACGGGCTCACGGTGCAGGCCGCGGCCAGCTACTTTGATCGGCGGGAGTTGTACAATACTACCAGTAAGCTGCTCGTAGACAAGCCTGAAATCGGCTTCACCCCAAACGCTCCCGTTAATGAGGAGCGCCCCACGAGCTTTGGGCGTAGCCAAGCCCTGACCACTGAGTTGAGCGCCTCCTTCCGGCCGGGCCAGCGGTTTATTACCCGCCCCGATGGCAAGTTTAACCTAGGCTCCAAGTACCCTACTTTCCAGTTTCGGTGGCGGCAAGGGGTAGGCAGCGTGCTGGGCTCCGATGTGCATTACACCTTACTGGAGGCCGGTTTGCGTCACTCCGTAAACCTGGGCCTGTTGGGCACCAGCAACTACCGCGTAGCGGCTGGCTTCTTCCCCGGCTCTCCGCGCCTCGACTTCATGGACTTCCGCCATTTCAGCGGCAACCGCACTTACCTGGCCAGCGACTTCAGCCAGTTTCAGCTTCTTGATTATTACCGCTTCAGCACGCAAGACCGCTTCCTGGAAGCGCACTACAACCACCATTTTAATGGGTTCCTGCTAAACAAAATACCGGTGCTGCGCCGCTTAAAGTGGCAAGAGGTGGCGTCTTTGAACTACCTCACCACGCCAGCGGCCAACCATTACCTGGAGTTGGGGGTGGGAGTTGAGCACGTATTCAAGATCATTCGCGTCGACTTTTACACTGGCCTACAGTCGGGCCAGCGCGTAGGTACTGGCCTACGGGTGGGCATTGGGTTCTAA